The following are encoded in a window of Halosolutus halophilus genomic DNA:
- a CDS encoding 4Fe-4S dicluster domain-containing protein has protein sequence MTQEEPVGEVLSQGVMSTGEGMRIFPDVEACIDCGGCVVACKRTWDREVQNQRIDITTMAEGTAGPQGENASKTDRLVAGENPGETSLPMQCYHCENAPCVSVCPTNALQKEDDGFVTVTDDLCVGCQYCLSGCPFGAPQFPDSDDGTAQIFGTGGIMDKCTGCRPRQEAGKGPACAEECATNAILVGSAGEIADELEKRGSGSFFNDEAMEIIFGEEDARNFQDNE, from the coding sequence ATGACACAGGAGGAGCCAGTCGGCGAGGTACTGAGTCAGGGCGTGATGAGCACCGGCGAGGGGATGCGGATCTTCCCCGACGTCGAGGCCTGTATCGACTGCGGGGGCTGCGTCGTCGCCTGCAAGCGCACCTGGGACCGGGAGGTCCAGAACCAGCGCATCGACATCACGACGATGGCCGAGGGGACCGCGGGTCCCCAGGGCGAGAACGCCAGCAAGACCGATCGGCTGGTCGCCGGCGAGAACCCCGGCGAGACGAGCCTTCCGATGCAGTGTTACCACTGCGAGAACGCGCCCTGCGTGTCGGTCTGTCCGACGAACGCCCTGCAGAAGGAAGACGACGGTTTCGTGACGGTGACGGACGATCTCTGCGTGGGCTGCCAGTACTGCCTCTCGGGGTGTCCGTTCGGCGCGCCGCAGTTCCCCGACAGCGACGACGGCACGGCCCAGATCTTCGGCACCGGCGGCATCATGGACAAGTGTACCGGCTGTCGGCCGCGACAGGAGGCCGGGAAGGGGCCTGCCTGCGCAGAGGAGTGTGCGACCAACGCGATCCTCGTGGGCAGCGCCGGAGAGATCGCGGACGAACTCGAGAAACGCGGCAGCGGCTCGTTCTTCAACGACGAGGCCATGGAAATCATCTTCGGCGAGGAGGACGCCCGGAACTTCCAGGACAATGAGTGA
- a CDS encoding molybdopterin-dependent oxidoreductase: MSTDREPVTIDLDRRSFVKASALAGGLFLGGGVTGHVLGGAQEDEEDGVVADADTSKVICNYCAVGCGFKAVKEGDSFTAMEPWHENPINNGSLCSKGAGILETEHSPKRLKHPMRKEDGEWQKVSWNEAYQEIVDTWQETIDEYSRESVMLLGSAHHANEEAYAIRKLAAFMGTNNVDHQARICHSPTVTGLANTWGFGAMTNTINDYRNFDLLIILGQNPAESHPIAMQHILEGQARGGTIVSIDPRYTKTSAHADYYYRMRPGTDVALVMGLLNYVREQGELDDEFLDGRVFGWPDAATELDQYDRETVADITWLDVEQLEDIGDLIIENKPRIQVEWAMGGTQHNNGTQNIRSYALFSLATGSAARSGGGLQVMRGHANVQGATDLGVDASILPGYYGVDSPGSWEHWTEVWTESPWTSGSISFADLYERFEMMPDEMWNALQVPAQVEEEESTEDEEGEDTESEAEQEGEEDGLEESEDAPIEEPDPQSLMFQKGLTVARWYEAALQQEDRLLESELYQPEPLKMAFFWGHSANSISEMDRMKQAMENLDLMVVVDVFPAVAGTLPDDADVLLLPASSQYEHVRSVTNSHRSVQWSQAVGPPAHNSRPDLRIMQELAREMGFGEHFDWGSGPEIHNGQSSYEDALREINLGVRSIGYQQSPEKLQQHQEYDWAFSTETLRADTEGLPVDGDYWSLPWPYWGDDHPGSPIIWTKEADPRDGGHDFRENWGTTAPTPDEWEEMNVDKDYPMQETYDQGGEDGLDLIAGSFEAPWWDDQEINGVPSYPGYATILPDDRANASTQTTPVEMALDEESSVYDAAQEVADQYADVDVDPDEYEEYDYAQPDPPTGRGKARAVVWNFLDTVPVHREPVESPRPDLVEEWPANGEQVNFWRLDQNNATVQQRATEAVHTELGSDAEGGRTVIMTSGRQVEHQGGGAETRNNEYTADLQPHMYAEISPGLAENLDVVGGDDYVVVTSADKGSILVKAKVTNRVNGEEIFLPYHWGGVFHGENRSGNWPDGTEPLAIGESANVITPSGFDAETQMQETKSGVVHVQKATQQVVDDLDLEFIDYPQDEHGLGAQKKYDVREWDLMDGGEQL; this comes from the coding sequence ATGAGTACCGACCGGGAACCGGTGACGATCGACCTCGATCGGCGCTCGTTCGTGAAAGCGAGTGCGCTCGCCGGCGGACTGTTCCTCGGCGGTGGCGTCACCGGGCACGTCCTCGGCGGAGCACAGGAGGACGAGGAGGACGGCGTCGTCGCCGACGCGGACACGTCGAAGGTGATCTGTAACTACTGTGCCGTCGGCTGCGGGTTCAAAGCGGTGAAAGAGGGCGACTCCTTCACCGCGATGGAACCCTGGCACGAGAACCCGATCAACAACGGCTCGCTCTGTTCGAAGGGGGCCGGCATCCTCGAGACCGAACACTCGCCCAAGCGGCTCAAACACCCGATGCGCAAGGAGGACGGCGAGTGGCAGAAGGTCTCCTGGAACGAGGCCTACCAGGAGATCGTAGACACCTGGCAGGAGACGATCGACGAGTACAGCCGCGAGAGCGTGATGCTGCTGGGAAGCGCCCACCACGCCAACGAGGAGGCTTACGCCATTCGGAAACTGGCGGCGTTCATGGGAACCAATAACGTCGACCATCAGGCGCGGATCTGTCACTCCCCGACGGTCACCGGGCTGGCCAACACCTGGGGCTTCGGCGCGATGACGAACACGATCAACGACTACCGTAACTTCGACCTGCTCATCATCCTCGGGCAGAATCCCGCCGAATCGCACCCGATCGCGATGCAGCACATCCTGGAGGGGCAGGCCCGCGGCGGGACGATCGTCTCGATCGACCCGCGGTACACGAAGACGTCGGCCCACGCCGATTACTACTACCGGATGCGGCCCGGGACGGACGTCGCGCTGGTGATGGGGCTGCTCAACTACGTCCGCGAGCAGGGCGAACTCGACGACGAGTTCCTCGACGGCCGCGTATTCGGGTGGCCGGACGCCGCGACGGAACTCGACCAGTACGACCGCGAGACGGTCGCCGACATCACCTGGCTCGACGTCGAGCAACTCGAAGACATCGGCGACCTGATCATCGAGAACAAGCCCCGTATCCAGGTCGAGTGGGCGATGGGCGGCACCCAGCACAACAACGGGACCCAGAACATCCGCTCGTACGCGCTGTTCAGTCTCGCGACGGGGAGCGCGGCCCGATCGGGCGGCGGCCTGCAGGTCATGCGCGGCCACGCGAACGTCCAGGGAGCGACGGACCTCGGCGTCGACGCGAGCATTCTGCCCGGCTACTACGGCGTCGACTCGCCGGGCTCGTGGGAACACTGGACGGAGGTCTGGACCGAGAGCCCGTGGACCAGCGGCAGTATCTCCTTCGCGGACCTGTACGAGCGGTTCGAGATGATGCCCGACGAGATGTGGAACGCCCTCCAGGTGCCGGCTCAGGTCGAGGAGGAGGAATCCACCGAGGACGAAGAGGGGGAGGACACCGAGAGCGAGGCCGAACAGGAGGGCGAGGAGGACGGCCTCGAGGAGAGCGAAGACGCGCCGATAGAAGAACCCGATCCGCAGTCGCTGATGTTCCAGAAAGGGCTAACCGTCGCCCGGTGGTACGAAGCGGCGCTCCAGCAGGAGGACCGACTCCTCGAGTCGGAACTCTACCAGCCGGAGCCGCTGAAGATGGCGTTCTTCTGGGGCCACTCGGCCAACTCCATCAGCGAGATGGACCGGATGAAACAGGCCATGGAGAACCTGGACCTCATGGTCGTCGTCGACGTCTTCCCGGCGGTTGCGGGAACGCTCCCCGACGACGCCGACGTGCTCCTGTTGCCGGCCTCCAGCCAGTACGAGCACGTCCGATCGGTGACGAACTCCCACCGATCGGTCCAGTGGAGCCAGGCCGTCGGCCCGCCGGCGCACAACTCGCGGCCCGACCTCCGGATCATGCAGGAACTGGCCCGCGAGATGGGCTTCGGCGAGCACTTCGACTGGGGCTCCGGCCCCGAGATCCACAACGGACAGAGCTCCTACGAGGACGCCCTCCGGGAGATCAACCTCGGCGTCCGCTCGATCGGCTACCAGCAGTCCCCGGAAAAGCTCCAGCAGCACCAGGAGTACGACTGGGCGTTCAGCACGGAGACCCTCCGGGCGGACACCGAGGGGCTGCCGGTCGACGGCGACTACTGGTCCTTACCCTGGCCCTACTGGGGCGACGACCACCCCGGCTCGCCGATCATCTGGACGAAGGAGGCCGACCCGCGAGACGGCGGCCACGACTTCCGCGAGAACTGGGGGACGACGGCACCGACTCCGGACGAGTGGGAGGAGATGAACGTCGACAAGGACTACCCGATGCAGGAGACCTACGACCAGGGCGGCGAGGACGGCCTCGACCTGATCGCCGGCTCGTTCGAGGCTCCGTGGTGGGACGACCAGGAGATCAACGGCGTCCCGTCGTACCCGGGCTACGCGACGATCCTGCCCGACGATCGAGCCAACGCGTCGACCCAGACGACGCCGGTGGAGATGGCGCTCGACGAGGAGTCGTCGGTGTACGACGCGGCTCAGGAGGTCGCCGACCAGTACGCCGACGTCGACGTCGATCCCGACGAGTACGAGGAGTACGACTACGCACAGCCGGATCCGCCGACGGGCCGCGGGAAGGCGCGAGCGGTCGTCTGGAACTTCCTCGATACGGTGCCGGTCCACCGGGAACCCGTCGAGAGCCCGCGCCCGGACCTCGTCGAGGAGTGGCCGGCCAACGGCGAACAGGTCAACTTCTGGCGACTCGACCAGAACAACGCGACGGTCCAGCAGCGGGCGACCGAGGCGGTCCACACGGAACTCGGCAGCGACGCCGAGGGCGGCCGGACCGTGATCATGACCTCCGGTCGGCAGGTCGAACACCAGGGCGGCGGCGCGGAGACGCGAAACAACGAGTACACCGCCGATCTCCAGCCGCACATGTACGCGGAGATCAGCCCCGGTCTCGCGGAGAATCTCGACGTCGTCGGCGGCGACGACTACGTCGTCGTCACGTCGGCCGACAAGGGATCGATCCTCGTGAAGGCCAAGGTGACCAATCGGGTCAACGGCGAGGAGATCTTCCTCCCCTACCACTGGGGCGGGGTCTTCCACGGCGAGAACCGCTCCGGCAACTGGCCCGACGGGACCGAGCCGCTGGCGATCGGGGAGAGCGCGAACGTCATCACCCCGAGCGGGTTCGACGCCGAGACCCAGATGCAGGAGACGAAGTCGGGCGTCGTCCACGTCCAGAAGGCCACCCAGCAGGTGGTCGACGACCTGGACCTGGAGTTCATCGACTACCCGCAGGACGAGCACGGACTCGGCGCGCAGAAGAAGTACGACGTCCGTGAGTGGGATCTCATGGACGGAGGTGAGCAGCTATGA
- a CDS encoding hydrogenase iron-sulfur subunit, whose amino-acid sequence MRVGSFVCSCADTCDVDLEGVREGIEDVEVAASSSLLCQDGLPAMEEVVDEYDLDQLIVTCPERGAQRKIERVAEQRGLHPDAVSFVDQRESAGWVHGEAGATAKTARMVNARYAGLEAESVSRSISREAGDSVAVVADPETAAALSGEAEVTLIADGNEYVDAAANLDEVTIERGRVVDVDGRYGDFSVRLEAQVTADCISCMKCVHEGPDGAVTRYPVDIDPDAPEGEWTDVCPTDAIDLEGAERTLAFDQIVYPAAGRRTRGGRIGFYTAPIDAATISAVKDLLGGIEKPDHLDLEMDVCAAGNSSQPGCNECVEACPHDAVERSRIDEVEFHKEACQNCGACTSACPTGATRLREPSNERLAREVEALLRPTDEEGGWVLDRSRSDVDTAIVAFVCSERADDALAEYGRLAAAGKAEVEYPPILPVHVNCTDTVGEAHAMHALACGADGVAIVGCGGDCLHSGPDPKADLVARLNRAATDLGLSERVGFFAPDPDDHGAFVEEISTFAAELDDSSIPAGEHEATGGIDSAEPRSANSRTQSGDADRETPPFDSHGWTLESVRAIVEHVDPDRDVIRGLKDFGRMDVAEGCTLTPTCSNLCPTDAIRRDEETATLEFNHEQCVNCGTCEEGCIEDVITMRDGLDLSLLPERRDGDPWIEVFEGSMRECARCGTPFTSEESVEKIQSEVGDLVADLAPSASGTIFDYCGDCRATLLYDRGGNE is encoded by the coding sequence ATGAGAGTCGGGAGCTTCGTCTGTTCGTGTGCTGACACCTGTGACGTCGATCTCGAGGGGGTCCGGGAGGGGATCGAGGACGTCGAGGTCGCGGCGAGTTCGAGTCTGCTCTGTCAGGACGGACTCCCCGCGATGGAGGAGGTGGTCGACGAGTACGACCTCGACCAGTTGATCGTGACCTGTCCCGAGCGAGGCGCCCAGCGGAAAATCGAACGCGTCGCCGAGCAACGGGGGTTACATCCCGACGCGGTCTCGTTCGTCGACCAGCGCGAGAGCGCCGGCTGGGTTCACGGCGAGGCCGGAGCGACGGCCAAGACGGCCCGCATGGTCAACGCCCGGTACGCCGGTCTCGAGGCGGAGTCCGTCTCCCGATCGATCTCGCGGGAGGCGGGCGACAGCGTCGCGGTCGTCGCGGATCCGGAGACGGCCGCAGCACTCTCGGGAGAGGCCGAGGTCACCCTGATCGCGGACGGGAACGAGTACGTCGATGCGGCTGCGAATCTGGACGAGGTCACGATCGAGCGCGGGCGCGTCGTCGACGTCGACGGGCGCTACGGCGACTTCTCCGTCCGTCTCGAGGCGCAGGTAACCGCGGACTGTATCTCCTGCATGAAGTGCGTCCACGAGGGCCCGGACGGCGCGGTGACGCGCTACCCGGTCGATATCGACCCCGACGCGCCCGAGGGGGAGTGGACCGACGTCTGTCCCACCGACGCGATCGATCTCGAGGGGGCCGAGCGGACCCTCGCGTTCGACCAGATCGTCTACCCGGCCGCCGGTCGCCGGACCCGGGGCGGGCGGATCGGCTTCTACACGGCTCCGATCGACGCGGCGACGATCTCGGCCGTCAAAGACCTGCTCGGCGGCATCGAGAAACCGGACCACCTCGACCTCGAGATGGACGTCTGCGCGGCCGGGAACTCTAGTCAGCCGGGCTGTAACGAGTGCGTCGAGGCCTGTCCCCACGACGCCGTCGAGCGATCGCGCATCGACGAGGTCGAGTTCCACAAGGAGGCCTGTCAGAACTGCGGCGCTTGCACCAGCGCCTGTCCGACTGGCGCGACGAGGCTCCGCGAACCGTCGAACGAACGACTCGCCCGCGAGGTCGAGGCCCTCCTCCGGCCCACCGACGAGGAGGGCGGCTGGGTCCTCGATCGATCGAGATCGGACGTCGACACGGCGATCGTCGCGTTCGTCTGCTCGGAACGGGCGGACGACGCGCTGGCCGAGTACGGCCGCCTGGCCGCTGCGGGCAAGGCCGAGGTCGAGTACCCGCCGATCCTCCCCGTCCACGTGAACTGTACCGACACCGTCGGCGAGGCCCACGCGATGCACGCGCTGGCCTGCGGCGCGGACGGGGTCGCGATCGTCGGCTGCGGCGGCGACTGTCTGCACTCCGGCCCCGATCCGAAAGCAGACCTCGTGGCCCGGCTCAACCGGGCCGCGACGGACCTCGGGCTGAGCGAGCGGGTCGGTTTCTTCGCGCCCGATCCCGACGATCACGGCGCGTTCGTCGAAGAAATCTCGACGTTCGCCGCCGAACTGGACGACTCGTCGATCCCCGCCGGCGAGCACGAGGCCACCGGCGGCATCGACAGCGCGGAACCACGTTCCGCGAACAGCCGGACGCAGTCCGGCGACGCCGATCGGGAGACCCCGCCGTTCGACAGTCACGGCTGGACGTTAGAGAGCGTCCGTGCGATCGTCGAGCACGTCGACCCCGATCGGGACGTGATCCGCGGCCTGAAAGACTTCGGACGGATGGACGTCGCGGAGGGCTGTACGCTCACGCCGACCTGCTCCAACCTCTGTCCGACCGACGCGATCCGGCGCGACGAGGAGACGGCGACGCTCGAGTTCAACCACGAGCAGTGCGTCAACTGCGGAACCTGTGAAGAGGGCTGTATCGAGGACGTCATCACCATGCGCGACGGCCTCGACCTCTCCCTGCTCCCGGAGCGCCGCGACGGCGATCCGTGGATCGAGGTGTTCGAGGGCTCGATGCGCGAGTGTGCACGCTGTGGAACGCCGTTCACGAGCGAGGAGTCCGTCGAGAAGATCCAGTCGGAAGTCGGCGATCTCGTCGCCGACCTCGCGCCGAGCGCGTCGGGGACTATCTTCGACTACTGTGGCGACTGTCGCGCCACGCTCCTGTACGATCGAGGTGGGAACGAATGA
- a CDS encoding TorD/DmsD family molecular chaperone has protein sequence MSVDQEALYDARLELVNFLVDAFADVPTESFVETLLTGEIRLPEESVGADLDRGFDALETFVEANADRDPGAVRDELEREFTRLFVGPRPQIMAHETYYREDTDFRGSGLAQVEASYGAAGWSPPEEYPEENDYVAVELAFLRHLIRKQRRGDEETFGYQRVFHEEHLSAWIDDLAADVREETDDRFYEAVAAILQGYVAFEEEIAMQMA, from the coding sequence ATGAGCGTCGATCAGGAGGCGCTGTACGACGCCAGACTCGAACTCGTGAACTTCTTGGTCGACGCGTTCGCGGACGTCCCGACCGAGTCGTTCGTCGAGACGCTGCTGACCGGCGAGATCCGGCTTCCGGAAGAGAGCGTCGGCGCGGACCTCGATCGGGGATTCGACGCACTCGAGACGTTCGTCGAGGCGAACGCGGACCGCGATCCCGGGGCCGTCCGGGACGAACTGGAACGGGAGTTCACGCGCCTGTTCGTCGGTCCGCGACCGCAGATCATGGCACACGAGACCTACTACCGCGAGGACACCGACTTCCGCGGGTCGGGGCTGGCACAGGTCGAGGCGAGTTACGGTGCTGCCGGCTGGTCGCCGCCCGAGGAGTATCCCGAGGAGAACGATTACGTCGCCGTAGAACTCGCCTTCCTACGGCACCTGATCCGAAAGCAGCGCCGGGGGGACGAGGAGACCTTCGGCTACCAGCGCGTCTTCCACGAGGAGCACCTCTCGGCGTGGATCGACGATCTCGCCGCCGACGTCCGCGAGGAGACCGACGATCGGTTCTACGAAGCAGTGGCGGCGATCCTGCAGGGATACGTCGCGTTCGAGGAAGAGATCGCGATGCAGATGGCCTGA
- a CDS encoding DUF7124 domain-containing protein, with amino-acid sequence MTDRIDLDDVETESDEDDEPDGNDGNWIWRDDGGADPEPDAASSRRSTAADRGRDREESADDAAGTAESVDPSDAPAPHVPKTGDRMPAGIPAAGSSGDESRSTGERAGGADPSTPRAMGTDEASGPHGGGADDMTMAITYDAVRKLERPDRVFAGATWADWIGIVGDVPAHVIQKFQRDRGIDADFFNGTGTAPAERLAEIDRNSMFYADRLVVVGLEGEDEPIAENADWEFVPFAEAAAKADWNLASDDDAA; translated from the coding sequence ATGACTGATCGGATCGATCTCGACGACGTCGAAACCGAATCCGACGAGGACGACGAACCGGACGGGAACGACGGGAACTGGATCTGGCGCGACGACGGCGGTGCGGACCCCGAACCGGACGCTGCTTCCTCTCGGCGGTCGACGGCGGCCGATCGGGGTCGGGACCGTGAGGAATCGGCCGACGACGCGGCGGGGACCGCCGAGAGTGTCGACCCTTCGGACGCCCCGGCACCGCACGTCCCGAAAACGGGCGACAGGATGCCGGCCGGAATTCCGGCCGCAGGAAGCAGCGGAGACGAATCACGATCGACCGGTGAGAGAGCGGGCGGCGCCGATCCCTCGACGCCCCGAGCGATGGGTACCGACGAAGCGTCTGGTCCCCACGGCGGCGGTGCCGACGACATGACGATGGCGATCACGTACGACGCCGTTCGGAAACTCGAACGACCGGACCGGGTCTTCGCGGGCGCGACGTGGGCCGACTGGATCGGCATCGTCGGTGACGTCCCCGCACACGTGATACAGAAGTTCCAGCGCGACCGCGGGATCGACGCGGACTTCTTCAACGGCACCGGGACGGCCCCGGCCGAACGCCTCGCCGAGATCGATCGCAACTCCATGTTCTACGCCGATCGGCTGGTCGTCGTCGGACTGGAGGGCGAGGACGAACCGATCGCCGAAAACGCCGACTGGGAGTTCGTCCCGTTCGCGGAGGCGGCCGCGAAAGCCGACTGGAACCTCGCGTCGGACGACGACGCGGCGTGA
- a CDS encoding aldehyde ferredoxin oxidoreductase family protein, whose product MARETPGRLLRVDCTTRTVTSERIPEAWLEAYVGGKGLGARYLYEELEAETDPLAPENALLFMLGPVSGLTPGEARYAAITKSPLTGAFLDSYGGGSFPDRLAGSLGAHMGILVTGRSDEPVVLEIDDGDGRLESAADYWGYDAEATCEAFPDAAVACIGPAGEHGVQYATIASDGGDHHAGRGGAGTVMGSKRLKAIVARGDPLDEHAALRERYEREFAESDAGRWQRASETLETIDFANEVGVLPTRGWQEGQFDGASEIGIEAARENASEREREDESVPGGYRIESEEGDSVPRGATPIVLGAGLGIDDFDAVTALGAICDRLALDVITAGNAVAWAVRASEEGIIDRDLAFGDYEAARRLIREIATRETPLGDALADGIDGAVREFGGEDLIPTVKGMDLSSYDPRGAETMALAYATSDRGACHRRARPVESEALGRSWPTDRARVAAVVGEQNRRALLWCLIVDDFLEDALADLGAEWLAAVGRPYDRDALATVGERVWTLIRLFNVREGFDRADDDLPAPMLDPIADGPADGNAIDPAEFESLLDQYYRYRGWNEEGRPTRETVRRLGLASVVDDATPVPASDGPGGDHVTEATDDD is encoded by the coding sequence ATGGCACGGGAAACTCCGGGACGCCTCCTCCGGGTCGACTGCACGACCCGGACCGTTACCAGCGAGCGGATCCCGGAGGCGTGGCTCGAGGCCTACGTCGGGGGGAAAGGACTCGGCGCGAGATATCTCTACGAGGAACTCGAGGCGGAGACGGACCCGCTGGCACCCGAAAACGCCCTGCTGTTCATGCTCGGACCGGTCTCCGGACTGACGCCCGGCGAGGCCCGGTACGCGGCGATAACGAAGTCGCCGCTGACCGGTGCCTTTCTCGACTCCTACGGCGGCGGGAGCTTCCCCGATCGCCTCGCCGGGTCGCTCGGCGCTCACATGGGGATCCTCGTGACCGGTCGATCGGACGAGCCGGTCGTCCTCGAAATCGACGACGGCGACGGACGGCTCGAATCCGCGGCCGACTACTGGGGGTACGACGCCGAAGCGACCTGCGAGGCGTTCCCCGACGCGGCCGTCGCCTGCATCGGTCCCGCGGGAGAGCACGGCGTCCAGTACGCGACGATCGCCTCCGACGGCGGCGACCACCACGCCGGACGCGGCGGTGCCGGGACCGTGATGGGATCGAAGCGGCTCAAGGCGATCGTCGCCCGCGGAGACCCCCTCGACGAGCACGCCGCCCTCCGCGAGCGCTACGAACGGGAGTTCGCCGAGAGCGACGCCGGCCGCTGGCAGCGTGCGAGCGAGACGCTCGAAACGATCGACTTCGCGAACGAGGTCGGCGTCCTGCCGACCCGGGGCTGGCAAGAGGGGCAGTTCGACGGCGCGAGCGAGATCGGCATCGAGGCGGCCCGCGAGAACGCCAGCGAACGCGAGCGCGAGGACGAGTCCGTTCCCGGCGGCTACCGCATCGAGAGCGAGGAGGGCGACAGCGTCCCCAGAGGTGCGACGCCGATCGTCCTCGGGGCCGGCCTCGGGATCGACGACTTCGACGCCGTCACCGCGCTCGGGGCGATCTGCGACCGGCTCGCGCTCGACGTCATCACGGCCGGGAACGCCGTGGCCTGGGCCGTCCGCGCGAGCGAGGAAGGAATAATCGACCGGGACCTCGCGTTCGGCGACTACGAGGCCGCGAGGCGTCTGATCCGCGAGATCGCGACCCGGGAGACGCCGCTCGGCGACGCCCTCGCGGACGGAATCGACGGTGCAGTCCGCGAGTTCGGCGGCGAAGACCTGATCCCGACCGTGAAGGGGATGGACCTGTCGTCGTACGACCCTCGCGGTGCCGAGACGATGGCACTCGCCTACGCGACGAGCGATCGCGGTGCCTGTCACCGTCGCGCCCGGCCCGTCGAGTCCGAGGCGCTCGGCCGATCGTGGCCGACGGATCGGGCCAGAGTCGCCGCCGTCGTCGGCGAACAGAACCGTCGCGCCCTCCTCTGGTGCCTCATCGTCGACGACTTCCTCGAGGACGCGCTGGCCGATCTCGGGGCCGAGTGGCTCGCCGCCGTGGGCCGGCCGTACGATCGGGACGCCCTCGCGACCGTGGGCGAACGGGTCTGGACGCTGATCCGACTGTTTAACGTGCGCGAGGGGTTCGACCGGGCCGACGACGACCTGCCAGCCCCCATGCTCGACCCGATCGCGGACGGCCCCGCCGACGGGAACGCGATCGATCCGGCGGAGTTCGAGTCGCTGCTCGATCAGTACTACCGATACCGGGGCTGGAACGAGGAGGGGCGACCGACCCGGGAGACCGTTCGTCGACTCGGACTGGCGTCGGTCGTCGACGACGCGACGCCCGTTCCCGCGTCGGACGGGCCCGGAGGCGATCACGTCACGGAGGCCACCGACGATGACTGA
- a CDS encoding zinc-dependent alcohol dehydrogenase family protein, with protein MRAAVLEEHGELLEVQDVDYPEPEPDQVIVETEACGVCRSDWHAWRGDWGWVGVQAPKGQILGHEPAGIVSAVGEDVETLSEGDRVTVPFHLGDGTCPHCREGRANNCETVIPLGFTSIAPGAFAEAFPVREADYNCVKLPDEVDFTEMAGLGCRFMTAYHALADRADLRPGDWVAVHGCGGVGLSAIHIASALGAHPIAVDVREDKLDRARELGAVETVNVTEVENPANEVKALAGGGADVSIDALGIAETCQNSIDSLATRGTHVQVGLTTGEEAGHIDLPVDRMTMQEIDFHGSFGMPLVRYEELFDLIAQGTLEPGKIVGETLSLDELPETLASMDDYETIGIPVVTEFEE; from the coding sequence ATGCGAGCCGCCGTACTCGAAGAACACGGGGAGTTGCTCGAAGTACAGGACGTCGACTATCCGGAACCGGAGCCGGACCAGGTCATCGTCGAGACGGAAGCCTGCGGGGTCTGCCGGAGCGACTGGCACGCCTGGCGTGGCGACTGGGGATGGGTCGGGGTGCAAGCCCCGAAAGGACAGATCCTCGGACACGAACCCGCAGGGATCGTCTCCGCCGTCGGCGAGGACGTCGAGACGCTGTCGGAAGGCGATCGTGTCACGGTCCCGTTCCACCTCGGCGACGGGACCTGTCCCCACTGTCGGGAGGGACGGGCCAACAACTGTGAAACGGTCATCCCGCTCGGGTTCACGAGCATCGCGCCGGGTGCGTTCGCCGAAGCGTTCCCCGTTCGCGAGGCCGACTACAACTGCGTGAAACTTCCCGACGAGGTCGACTTCACCGAGATGGCCGGCCTCGGCTGCCGGTTCATGACGGCCTACCACGCGCTGGCCGATCGGGCCGACCTCCGGCCCGGCGACTGGGTGGCGGTCCACGGCTGTGGCGGCGTGGGCCTCTCGGCGATCCACATCGCCAGCGCCCTCGGCGCGCATCCGATCGCGGTCGACGTCCGCGAGGACAAACTCGATCGCGCCCGCGAACTGGGTGCCGTCGAGACGGTCAACGTAACCGAGGTCGAGAACCCGGCGAACGAGGTGAAGGCGCTGGCCGGCGGCGGCGCGGACGTCTCCATCGACGCACTGGGGATCGCGGAGACGTGCCAGAACTCGATCGATAGCCTCGCCACGCGGGGGACTCACGTACAGGTCGGTCTGACGACCGGCGAGGAAGCGGGACATATCGATCTCCCCGTCGACAGGATGACGATGCAGGAGATCGACTTCCACGGCTCCTTCGGGATGCCGCTGGTTCGCTACGAGGAACTGTTCGACCTGATCGCACAGGGCACCCTCGAACCGGGCAAGATCGTCGGCGAAACGCTCTCGCTCGACGAACTGCCCGAGACGCTGGCCTCGATGGACGACTACGAGACGATCGGCATTCCCGTCGTGACCGAGTTCGAGGAGTAA